Within the Defluviimonas aquaemixtae genome, the region ATGTCAGGCTGCCTGTAAAGAGCGCAGAGCCTGTCAAGCGCGCGTGACATTGCGTCAGCGGTGACCGGATGGAACTGAATGCCCGTCGCAACGCCTGCCCTCAGCCCTGCCGGGGAGGCGGGGATGACGGTATCGGCCAGCCCGCCGGTATACGCGACGACCGGGATCGTGCCGTAGCGCAGCCCATAGAGCTGGGTCAGGCCACAGGGTTCAAATCGCGAGGGGACGAGGATCGCATCGCCGCCCTCTATGAGCAGCCGCGCCAAGGTTTCATCATAGCCGATCCGTACCGCGACACCGGGAAATTTTCGGGCGGCCTGCTCGAACGCCCGCTCGAGAGTGCGGTCGCCGCTACCCAGGAGCGCCAGTTGCCCGCCCTCGTCCAGCAACCGCGGCAGCGCATCGATCAGCAAGTCGAGGCCCTTCTGTTCGGTCAGCCGCGAGACGACGACGCAGAGCGGGCCTTTCGCCTCTCCCAGGCCCATCGTCTTCCTAAGCTTCCTCTTGAACCGTACTTTCCCGGCGGGGCTCTTGTACGGCGGGGCCCAGCTTTCGGTGTCAACGCCGTTCAGAATTCCCAACAGGTCGTCGCGCCGCAAGCGCAACACGCCGTCGAGGCCCATTCCGAACTCTGCCGTCATGAGCTCACCCGCATAGGTCGGGCTGACGGTCGTGATTTTGTCTGCCGTCACCAGCGCCGCCTTTAGGGCACTTATCTCGCCCCAGTATTCGAACCCATCCTGCTGCATCCCCGACGCGGGCAGCCGCAAAGTCTTCAATTTCCGTGCCGGGGCAAGGCCTTGAAAGGCGACGTTGTGGATCGTGATGATCGTCGAGGCTTTGGCACCGGGCTGCCGTTCGCGCAGATAAAGCGGACCGAACCCCGCCTGCCAATCGTGGCAGTGGAGAATGTCCGGGTTCCAGCCCTTCACCGCGCCGCCCGCGATGCTTGCGGCGATCCATGACAGAGCCGCGAAGCGTTCGGGATTGTCGGGCCAGTCCTTGCCATCCGGGCCAAGATAGGGCGCGCCTTCCCGGTCGAAGAGATGTGGTGCATCCAACACCAGGAGATCGAGCCCTGCGGACTTTGCGGCGATGACCCGCGCGGATCCGCCGAAGAGGTCATCGTCCTTCATGACGGTCCGGCCCTTGCCGATTGCCGCCTTCACTGCCGGATAACCGGGCAGCAGCGTGCGCGTTCTTACCCCGCGCGCCTCAAGCGCCTTGGGCAGCGCACCCGCCACATCGGCAAGGCCCCCTGTCTTGACGAGCGGCGCGCATTCCGACGTGACCGACAGGACCTCGATCATTGGGCAGCGGCCCGCCGGTCCAACATCTGCTGGGTGATGAGCGTTACGCCACCCTCGGTGACGCGGAACCACTTGGCGTCCTCCTCGGGGTCCTCGCCCACAACCAGGCCGCGCGGGATGTGGACGCCGCGGTCGATGACCACGTTCCTGAGCCGAGCGGACCGCTCGACCACCACATAAGGCAGAACGACCGCGCGAACGAGCGAGGCATAGGAATTGGTGTGGACCTGCGTGAAGAGCAGCGACTCCCTCACCTCTGTCCCTGAGATGATGCAGCCGCCTGAGACGAGCGACGAGATTGCGCTACCACGCCTTTCGGCCTCGTCGTGGATGAACTTTGCAGGGGGCACGGACTCCGAATAGGTCCAGATCGGCCAGCCGTGATCCCAGAGATCCAGATCGGGTGTGAAGCTCGTCAGGTCGATATTGGCCTTCCAGTAGGCATCTACCGTTCCGACGTCGCGCCAGTAGGCCGGCGCGTCGGACCCGTTGCGCACGCAGCTGTCGACGAAGCGGTGTGCCATCGCCTTGCCGTTCTTGACGATATCGGGAATCAGGTCGCCGCCGAAGTCGTGGCTCGAATTGGGATCGGCCGCGTCCTTATTGAGCAGGTCGCGCAGGAAGCCCCAGTTGAAGACATAGATGCCCATCGAAGCGAGCGACACGTCCGGATCGTCGGGTGTCCCCGGCGGATCGGCCGGCTTCTCAAGGAAACTTGTGATCCTGTCGTCTTTGTCGATCGCCATGACGCCGAACGCCGACGCTTCGGCGCGCGGCACGGTCAGGCAGCCCACGGTCACGTCCGCTCCGCTCTCGACGTGCTGCCGCAGCATCACCTCATAGTCCATCTTGTAGATGTGATCGCCTGCCAGGATAATCACGTGATCGACGTTGTAGCTGTCGACGATATCGACGTTCTGAAAGACGGCGTCCGCCGTTCCGAGGTACCACTGGTTCTCGTCCACCCTTTGAGAGGCCGGCAGGATATCCAGATACTCGTTCCTCTCGGCCCGGAAGAAGTTCCAGCCGCGCTGACAATGTCGAATCAGGCTGTGCGCCTTGTACTGCGTCGCGATCGCCATCTTGCGGATGCCAGAATTCAGCGCGTTGGACAGCGCGAAATCGATGATCCGCGACTTGCCACCGAAATAGACGGCGGGCTTGGCGCGCTTGTCGGTCAACTCCTTCAGACGGCTGCCGCGTCCTCCCGCGAGCACGAATGCCATCGACCGGGCCACGAGTCGCTGAGATGGTCCCGCCATTGTCCGTCCCTCCCTTTCGTTGTCGCGGCCGTTCGATCGGCCGGGCACCTAGTCACGATTTGTTAAAAACAGCGTGGCCAGCGGTGGTATCATGATTTCGGCAGATGCCGGCTGGCCGTGATGCTCATGATCCTGCGCCGACACTTTTCCGAAGTTGCCTCTGTTTCCGCCGCCGTAGACGTCGGCGTCGGTGTTCAGCAGCTCATGCCATGATCCGCTCTTCGGCAGGCCGATACGATAGCTGGGCCGTTCGACCGGCGTGAAATTGCAGACCACGACCACGGGCGCGTCCGCCTCGCCGCCGCGGCGGACCCAGACGAAGACAGAATTGTCCGCGTCGGTTGCCTCGATCCACTGAAACCCGTCATGCTCGCAGTCTTTTGCGTGCAGGGCAGGGGTCGCGCGGTAGAGATTGTTCAGATCGCGGATCAGGCGCTGAAGACCGGAATGATTGGGATCGCCGAGCGCGCGCCAGTCGAGCTCGGTGTCATGGTTCCATTCCGCCGCCTGACCGAATTCCTGCCCCATGAAGAGTAGTTTCTTGCCCGGATGGCCCCACATGAAGCCGTAGTAGGCGCGCAGGTTCGCGAACTTCTCCCAGGAGTTGCCGGGCATCCGCGTGAACATCGAGCCCTTGCCGTGAACGACCTCGTCATGGCTGATCGGCAGGATGAAGTTCTCGGAGAAGGCGTAGTGGAGCCCGAAGGTCATCTGGTGATGATGGTGCCTGCGGTGGATCGGGTCCTTCTGGATGTAATCGAGGGTGTCGTTCATCCACCCCATGTTCCACTTGTAGCCGAAGCCAAGCCCGCCCATGTCGACGGGTCGCGACACCATCGGGAACGACGTCGATTCCTCGGCGACTGTCATGATCCCGGGCACCTCGCCATAGGTCAGCGTGTTCATCGAACGGAGCAAATCGATGGCTTCGAGATTCTCGCGCCCTCCGTGGACGTTCGGCACCCATTCGCCCTCGTCCCGCGAATAGTCGCGGTAAAGCATCGATGCCACGGCATCCACGCGCAGGCCGTCGATATGGTATTCCTCGAGCCAATAAAGCGCGTTCGAGATAAGGTAGTTCCTCACCTCTGAGCGGCCGTAATTGTAGATCAGCGTGTTCCAATCCTTGTGGAACCCCTCGCGCGGATCCGCATGCTCGTATAGCGCGGTGCCGTCGAACTGGCCGAGCCCGTGCGGATCGGCCGGAAAATGGCCCGGCACCCAGTCGAGGATGACGCCGATCCCAGCCTCGTGCGCGGCGTCGATCAGGTCGCGGAACTCGTGCGGCGGACCGTGTCGGATCGTCGGGGCGAACAGTCCCACCGGCTGATAGCCCCACGAACCGTCGAAAGGATATTCGCTGATCGGCATAAGCTCGATATGGGTGAAGCCCATGTCTGTGACGTACCCGACCAGTTCTTCGGCGGCCTCCTTATAGGATATCCGGCGCCCGCCCTCCTTTCGCCGCCACGATCCGAGATGGACTTCGTAGATAGAGATCGGCGCGGCGCGGTCGTTCCGGCCGCCGCGCTTCTCGATCCAGTTGCCGTCTTTCCAGCCATAGCCGGCGATGTCGCGGACGATGGAGGCATTATCCGGCGGATGCTGGGCGCCGAAGCCGACCGGATCGGCCTTCTGCGGCAGGACAGTCCCATAAGCGCCGATGATCTCATATTTGTAGACGGCGCCCTCAGTCACACCGGGGATGAAAATTTCCCAGACGCCTGTCGCGCCCCGGCGGCGCATGACATGCCGCCGCCCGTCCCAGAAGTTGAAATCGCCGACAACCGAGGCGCGGCGGGCATTCGGCGCCCAGACTGCGAATTGGGTGCCCCGCGCGCCCTCGTGCTCCATCACATGAGCGCCGAGCACTGTCCAAAGACGCCTGTGCGTACCCTCGCCAAGAAGATACTCGTCGATCTCGCCCAATACGGGTCCGAAGCGATAGGCGTCTTCGTATTCCCAAGTTCCTCCGTCGCCGCCCGCGCACTTCAGTCGATAGGGCTTGGCGCCGGGTACCTTGCCCGCGAACAGAGCGTGCGACCCTTCGATCCGTTGCAACGGGTAGGTCTTGGTGCCGACAGTGGCGGTCATGCTTGTGGCGGCTGGGTCGAGTGCCACCACCCATCTCGACGAATCGTGATCGCGAGGACCGAGAACCGAGAACGGATCGTCGTGCAGCCCCGCCTCGATGCGGGCGATCACCTCACGGGGAAGATTGTATTCCATCGTTTTAGATTCGCCATGGGCCATGAAAAGAACGTAACGTTGTGCCGTTTGTCTGAAAACCTGTGTTGTAGTCAGGGGTTGAGGGAGCCGGCGTTCCAGATTTCGCCCATGTAGCCGCGGATCGTCCGGTCCGAGGAAAACCAACCCGACCGCGCAGTGTTAAGCGCAGCCTTCCGCGTCCAGGCAGCACTGTCACGATAGGCTGCGTCAGCTTCGCGCTGGGCGCGCCAGTAATCGGCGAAGTCGGAGCACACCAAGAAATAGTCTGGCCCGGCGAGATTGTCGGTGATGTCGCGATACCGATCGCGCTCCTTCGGGGAGAACGCACCCTCGCGAATGGCCTTGAGCGCCAGTTCAAGTCGCGTGTCGGCCGCAATGGCTTTCGCCGCGTGGTTGGCGATGTCGCGCCGATTCACCACCTCATCCGCCGTCATTCCGAAGAGAAAGAAGTTCTCCTCCCCGACACGTTCGCGGATTTCCACGTTCGCGCCGTCCAGCGTTCCGATTGTCAGCGCGCCGTTCAGTGCGAATTTCATGTTGCCCGTGCCCGAGGCTTCCTTGCCGGCGGTCGAGATCTGCTCGGACAGATCTGCAGCGGGGATCAAGCGCTCCGCCAGCGAGACGTTGTAGTTTGGAAGAAACACCACCTTCAGATGGGGGCTCGTCACGGGATCGGCATTGACGACCCGCGCAACATCATTGATCAGCCGGATGATCTTCTTGGCGAAGACATAGCCGGGCGCCGCCTTGCCACCGAAGATCTTCACGCGCGGTGCCCAGCCTGCATCGGGGTTGGCGCGGATCTCCTGCCAAAGCGCGATCGCTTCAAGGATATTCAGATGTTGGCGCTTGTATTCGTGGATACGCTTGATCTGGACGTCGAACATCGCCTCGGGGTCGACAAGAAGATCGTGTCCCTGCGCCATCCAGTTCGACAGATCGACCTTGTTGGCACGCTTCGCCGCCGCGAAGCCCTCGACAAAGCCCGCATCACTTAGGCGCGGCTCGAGCCTCGCGAGCTGCTCCAGATCGTCCACCCAGTCTTCGCCGATCGCCTCGGTGACAAGCGCGCTGAGCCGCGGGTTGCAGGACAAAAGCCAGCGGCGCGGCGTGACGCCGTTCGTCTGGTTCACGATCCGATCGGGGTGAAGCTGGTGAAGGTCCTCGAAAACCGTAGCCTTCATCAGCTCAGTATGGAGCGCTGAAACCCCGTTCACCTTGTGCGCCATGACGAACGAGAGCTCGCCCATGTTCACCTGTCCGTTCGCCCGCGCCGCCGCCTTTCTGGTCGGGTTCTCCCGGGCATGTAGCGCATCGATCCGCTCGATCAGCGTCATGTGCCGTGGCAGAAGCCGCCCCATCAACCCTTCCGACCACTTTTCCAGTGCCTCCGGCAGAAGCGTGTGGTTCGTATAGGACAAGGTCCCGCGCGCAAGGGCGACCGCCTCATCGAACTCCAGTCCCCGCTCGTCGTGGAGCAGCCGGACGAGCTCTGGCCCCGCAATCGCGGGATGCGTATCGTTGAGCTGGATCGCGACTTTCGCGGGCAGCTTGCGAATGTCGTCATACTCGCTGTCGAAGCGGCGAAGGATGTCGCGCAGGCTGGCGGCGGTGAAGAAGAATTCCTGCTTCAGTCGCAACTCCTTGCCCGGCTCGGTCGTGTCGTCGGGATAGAGAACCCGGCTGATCGTGCGGGCCAAGGCCTCGGGTGCGGCGGCCGCGACATAATCGCCCAGGTTGAAACGCTCTAGGTCGAATGGATCGACCGCCCGGGCGCTCCACAGGCGAAGGGTGTTGGCCCAGCGGCCCTGCCAACCGACAATAGGCGTATCATACGCTTCGGCAAAAACTGCCTCTGTCGGTTCCCAGACGGCGCGCGCGCCGGCTTCGCGAACCTCCCCGCCGAAACCGATCTGGAACATGGCTTCGGGCCGTTCGAATTCCCATACGTGATGTTGCAGCAACCATGTCTCCGGTGCCTCGACCTGCCGTCCATCCTCGAAGCTCTGGCGGAACAGCCCGTGTTCATAGCGGATTCCGTAGCCGTAGGCCGGGCATCCGATGGTCGAGAGCGATTCCAGGAAGCACGCGGCCAGCCGACCCAACCCACCGTTGCCAAGCGCCGCATCGGGCTCGTCCAGAAGAACCGCCGCATAGTCGATCCCCAACTCGCGGAACGCCAATTCGGCCGCCTCGTCGAGTCTCAGGTTGGTAATGGCATCCTCAAGAAGCCGCCCGATCAGGAATTCCATCGAGAGGTAGTAGACCCGCTTGGCGCCTTCCTCGTAGGTCCGACGCGTGGAGGCGAACCAGCGGTCAACGATGCGCTCTCGCACCGCATGAGAAAGCGCTATTCGCCAATCGTAGAGCGTCGCATGCTCCGGGTCCTTTCCGACAACGTAGGCGAGTTGCCGCAGGATATCTTCTCGCAAGCCTATGTGGGGCATCTGAGCTCTAAGCATGATGTTCCGATTGTTAGCGGTAACATATATTCCACACACCTTATCGGGAAACTGCCCGCAGAATGCAAGTAGCAGATCGGTATGGTTGCGCCGAGCCAGAAACGTGTCGGCGCTGTAACGGTCTGGGAAATACGGATTGCAGGAGTCGCCGCAACGCACACCGATGTCATCGATCAACCGAAATCTCGTGCGGCCTGACCAGTCGTTGTTCTGAACCTTCGCTGTCCGGAGTATCTGCAAGTCCGGCAATACCTTTCCTAATTTTTGAGGTTGCGAAAACTGAAAACCGGCGCAGACTTTCCGCGACTGCGTCGAAGACGGGAAATCCGCGCGCGCAGGTTCGAGATCAACAGGGAGTACTGGGATGTCCGCACGCTTACTTGTAACCGCGAGTGCCGCCGCGTTAATCGCCGCACAGCCTGTCCTGGCCGAGATGCTGACCGAGATCGGCGAGGGCGAAGGGCAGCTCGATATCGTCGCCTGGCCCGGCTACATCGAACGCGGCGAAACCGATGCGGCCTTCGACTGGGTGACCAAGTTCGAGGAAGCCTCGGGCTGCACGGTCAACGTCAAGACAGCGAACACCTCCGACGAGATGGTCGCACTCATGAACGAAGGCGGCTTCGACCTCGTCACCGCATCGGGCGACGCCTCGCTACGCCTCATCGCTGGCAAGCGGGTTCAGCCTATCAATGTCGACCTTATCCCGTCCTGGTCCACCGTCGACGACCGGCTGAAGGACGCGCCGTGGCACACCGTGGAGGGCGAGCATTTCGGCACACCCTACATGTGGGGACCGAATGTCCTCATGTACAACTCTGAAGTATTCGGAGACACTGCGCCAAACTCCTGGAACGTCGTCTTCGAGGAAATGTCGCTTCCCGACGGCAACTCGAACAAAGGCCGGGTACAGGCCTATGACGGCCCGATCCACGTCGCCGACGCGGCGAACTACCTGATGTTTCACAAACCCGAGCTCGGCATCGCCTCGCCCTATGAGCTGAACCAGGAGCAGTACGACGCGGCGTTGAATTTGCTGCGCGGTCAGCGCGAATTGGTCAATCGCTACTGGCACGACGCCTTCATCCAGATGGACGACTTCAAGAACGAGGGCGTCGTTGCATCGGGCTCCTGGCCGTTCCAGGTGAATATCCTGCAAAGCGAGGGGCAGCCCATTGCCTCGGTAGTGCCGGAGGAAGGCGCGACGGGCTGGGCCGATACGACGATGATGCATGTCGATGCCGCGCATCCGAACTGCGCATATATGTGGATGGAGCACTCGCTTGCGTCGAACCTGCAATCCGACCTTTCGGTCTGGTTCGGGGCGAACCCGTCGGTGCCGGCGGCCTGCACTGACGGGCGGGGCATGCAGACGGCGGAGGGCTGCACGAAGAACGGTCTCGACGACTTCGAGAAGATCAAGTTCTGGACGACGCCCGTGTCCGACTGCGCCAGCCAAGGCGAATGCGTGCCCTATTACCGCTGGGTCTCGGACTACATCGGCGTGATAGGCGGCCGTTGATTTCCCGCCCAACCTGATGAAACTTTCCCGGCGGCAGCGCCGCCGGGGCAAAGTATCGGTATGTCCATGCCTAATGCCGTCGAATTCGATCATGTCTCGCGCCATTTCGGTGAGGTGCGGGCGGTCGACAACGTGACGATAGCGATCGAGGAAGGCGACTTCTTCGCCCTACTGGGGCCATCCGGCTCCGGCAAGACCACCTGCCTGCGGCTGATCTCGGGCTTTGAACGTCCAACGTCGGGGCATGTGCGGATCTTCGGGGAGAATTCGGAGAACCTGCCGCCCAATCGCCGCCCGGTGAACACCGTCTTTCAGGACTACGCGCTTTTTCCCCATCTCAAGGTTCGGGACAACGTCGCCTACGGGCTGATGGTTCGCGGACTCGACAAGCGCACGCGCCACGACCGGGCGGAGGAGATGCTGTCACTGGTCAAGCTGGGCGGCTACGGCGACCGCAAGCCGGCGCAGCTCTCGGGCGGGCAGCGGCAGCGGGTCGCGCTTGCGCGCGCACTCGTGAACCGTCCCCGCGTCCTGCTGCTCGACGAACCGCTCGGCGCGTTGGACCTCAAACTTCGCGAGGCGATGCAGGACGAACTCAAGGCGCTGCAGAAACAACTCGGCATCACTTTCGTCTTCGTGACCCATGATCAGGGCGAGGCGCTGTCGATGGCCGATCACGTCGCGGTCTTTGACGAAGGCCGGATTGTGCAGGCGGGCAGCCCTGAAGAGATCTACCAGCGGCCACGCACGCGGTTCGTCGCCGATTTCGTGGGGTCGGCGAACGTGCTCCCGCCAACTCTCAGCGCAAGAGTAGGGGGCGAGGCGGCGTGGCATAGCCTCCGACCCGAAGCGATGGAAGTGACCGAGCCCGACTCGGGCCGGCTTGCCGGCACAGTCGTCTCAACACGGTATATCGGGCCGGTGAAGCGGGTCACGGTGGATGTGGGCGGTGAACGCCTGACGGTCGCCGTGCCCGCGGGACGCCTAACCCCTGCCGAGGGCGCCTCGGTCGGGCTAGGCTGGGCCGCGGCGGCCTTGCACCGGATGGAGGAGGAGTGATGGAGGCGGCGCGCCCCGGCATTGCGCCTCGCCTCTCGGACCTCTTCTGGCGTCGACCACGGCTCTTGCTTGTTGCCCTCTTGTTGCCGCCGCTCCTGTGGCTCGGCCTGATCTATGTCGGCTCGCTCCTCGCGCTCCTGGTCCAGAGCTTTTTCTCGATCGACGAGTTCACCGGGCTGATCAGCTACGAATTTACGCTCAAGACCTATGCCGAACTGCTCAGGCCGTCGAACTTCGATATCATTCTGCGCACGACACTGATGGCGGCAGCCGTCACTGTCACCGCCGCGATCGTTGCCTTTCCCATCGCCTACTACGCCGCCCGCCACGCGCGAGGGACGATGAAGGCCCTGTTCTATCTTGGCGTCATGCTGCCGCTCTGGTCGAGCTATCTGGTGAAGGTCTATGCGTGGAAGCTGATCCTCGCCAAGGAGGGCATTCTCAACTGGGCGGTCGATGGGGTCGGGGCGAGCGCGGTGCTGAACGCGGTGTTGTCGTTGCCGGTGATCGGCGGTGGCTCGCTCTCGGTCAGCTATATCGGCACGTTCATCGTCTTCCTCTACGTCTGGCTGCCCTACATGATCCTGCCGGTGCAAGCGTCGCTAGAACGGGTGCCGCGAAACCTATTGGAAGCGTCCGGCGATCTCGGCGCGACGTCTGGCCAGACGCTCCGCCATGTCACCTTGCCGCTCGCCCTGCCGGGAATCATCGCCGGATCGATCTTCACCTTCTCGCTGACGCTTGGCGATTACATCATCCCCCAGATCATCGGGTCGTCCCGGCTCTTCATCGGGCAAGCGGTTTACGCGCATCAGGGCACGGCCGGGAACATCCCGCTTGCCGCGGCATTCGCCGTGGTGCCGATCGTGATTATGGGATTCTACCTTTGGGCTGCGAAACGCAGGGGCGCGTTCGATGCACTCTGATCGCGCCTCTCTCGGACTGAAGATCGCGGCCTTCGCCGGCCTCGCCTTCCTGCACTTGCCGATCCTCCTGATATTCGTTTACGCCTTCACGACTGAGGACCGTTCCTACCAGTGGCCGCCCCCGGGGCTCACCGCGAAATGGTTCGGCGTCACCTGGAACCGGCCCGATGTCTGGGCTGCACTTGGTCTCTCGCTGAGGGTCGCGGCGGTCTCTACGCTCGTCGCGCTCGTTCTCGGCACGCTCTGCGCCGCCGCCGTCAGCCGCGCAAAATTCTTCGGGCGCGAGGCGATTTCGCTTCTGGTGATCCTGCCCATCGCGCTGCCGGGCATCATCACGGGGATCGCGCTGCGGTCAGCCTTCAATCTCGGTGAGATCCCGTTCTCGACGCTGACGATCGTGCTTGGCCACGCGACCTTCTGCATCGTCGTCGTCTACAACAACGCGGTCGCCCGTTTCCGGCGGCTTGCGGGATCGCTCGTCGAGGCGTCGGCTGACCTTGGCGCCAATAGTTTCCAGACCTTCCGGCACGTGATCCTGCCCAATATCTCGACAGCACTTCTGGCCGGCGGAATGCTCGCCTTCGCGCTGTCGTTCGACGAGGTAATCGTGACGACCTTCACCGCCGGACAGCAGCAGACCCTGCCGATCTGGATGCTGGAGGAACTGGTCCGCCCCCGCCAGCGACCGGTGACGAATGTCGTCGCCATGGTCGTCGTCCTGGTAACCTTCCTGCCGATCCTTGGCGCCTACTACCTGACCCGCGGCGGCAGCGAGACCGTCGGGGGCGGCAAATGACTCTGCCAATGTGACGAGGGCGACATTGATGCCGAGTTCCGCAGGTCAACCGGCTGCATCAGGGGTGGGCAGGAAAAGGGCTCGGCGAACCGCTCAAGCCTCGGGGCGAATGTCAGCTACGCCTGCGGCTTCATCAGGTGAGCGCGGATGGACACGGTCAGCTCGGCGAAGGAAAACGGCTTTCCGACGAGCGGCGCTCCATTGTCCACGAAACCGAGCTGATCTCGCGTGTATCCTGAAACCACGACATAGGGCACACCCTTGGTCCTCAGCCGATCCACGATGGGTTTGGCGGTTTCGCCGCCCAGATTGGCGTCAAGCACGACGCCGTCGCATGGCACCGCATCCATCATGGCTAGCGCATCTCTCAGCGTGTGCGCCATTCCGACGACCGCTCCCTCCGCCTCAACCACTGCCTGCTCGATGTCGAGCGCAATCAAGGGCTCATCTTCCACGACGATGATGCGACAAGTCATGGCCAACGGCTCCAAATCAGCTACGGCAATTCTGCTTCGGCACTCATCACGACCTGTGCGAGCGGCGCTGTCAAAGTCCACGACGCACCAGTCGGACCGTATACGAGCTCGACTTCTCCACCAACGGAAATCGCTGCCATCCTTTCAATGACGGTTCGGCCGAAGCCAGTCTTCTCTGGCGGCGTGACCTCGGGACCGTCATGCTCGCGCCAGCTGATGTGAAAGATCTTGTCCCCCTGGCTGGCGCCCCACCCGATCGCGACGGTACCGTCGGGAACTG harbors:
- a CDS encoding ABC transporter permease — translated: MEAARPGIAPRLSDLFWRRPRLLLVALLLPPLLWLGLIYVGSLLALLVQSFFSIDEFTGLISYEFTLKTYAELLRPSNFDIILRTTLMAAAVTVTAAIVAFPIAYYAARHARGTMKALFYLGVMLPLWSSYLVKVYAWKLILAKEGILNWAVDGVGASAVLNAVLSLPVIGGGSLSVSYIGTFIVFLYVWLPYMILPVQASLERVPRNLLEASGDLGATSGQTLRHVTLPLALPGIIAGSIFTFSLTLGDYIIPQIIGSSRLFIGQAVYAHQGTAGNIPLAAAFAVVPIVIMGFYLWAAKRRGAFDAL
- a CDS encoding ABC transporter permease — its product is MHSDRASLGLKIAAFAGLAFLHLPILLIFVYAFTTEDRSYQWPPPGLTAKWFGVTWNRPDVWAALGLSLRVAAVSTLVALVLGTLCAAAVSRAKFFGREAISLLVILPIALPGIITGIALRSAFNLGEIPFSTLTIVLGHATFCIVVVYNNAVARFRRLAGSLVEASADLGANSFQTFRHVILPNISTALLAGGMLAFALSFDEVIVTTFTAGQQQTLPIWMLEELVRPRQRPVTNVVAMVVVLVTFLPILGAYYLTRGGSETVGGGK
- a CDS encoding response regulator, whose amino-acid sequence is MTCRIIVVEDEPLIALDIEQAVVEAEGAVVGMAHTLRDALAMMDAVPCDGVVLDANLGGETAKPIVDRLRTKGVPYVVVSGYTRDQLGFVDNGAPLVGKPFSFAELTVSIRAHLMKPQA